A stretch of the Clostridium botulinum genome encodes the following:
- a CDS encoding branched-chain amino acid transaminase, which translates to MNKSYVFFENKIVDESNVNISIRNKALNYGLACFEGIRAYWDEETQQLYAFRLKEHYERLLQSCKALYLDIPYTVEELINITVELLRKNNFKTTTYIRPLAYKGSNKVEPTLLDDDNRLLIYCMPMGSYAGKDSLRVAITSWSRIEDNMIPARTKPTAAYLNSGLASLEVLRKGYDEALFLTRNGHVCEGPGENIFMVRKGKLVTPPSSDNILEGITRDTVMLLAKEELGMEVVERSITRTELYAADELFFSGTAMEVTAIAEVDDRKIGIGNDTDVCRKLQKLFSKITTGKLDKYSEFCTKVY; encoded by the coding sequence ATGAACAAATCCTATGTATTCTTTGAAAATAAAATAGTAGATGAAAGTAATGTTAATATAAGTATAAGAAATAAAGCTCTTAATTATGGTCTTGCTTGTTTTGAAGGAATTAGAGCTTATTGGGATGAAGAAACACAACAATTATATGCCTTTAGATTAAAAGAACACTATGAAAGATTGCTACAATCTTGTAAGGCTCTATATCTTGATATACCTTATACTGTAGAAGAACTTATAAACATTACAGTTGAGTTATTAAGAAAGAATAACTTTAAAACAACAACTTATATAAGACCACTTGCTTATAAGGGTTCAAATAAAGTAGAACCTACACTATTGGATGATGATAATAGATTACTTATATACTGTATGCCTATGGGAAGTTATGCAGGAAAAGATTCTTTAAGGGTTGCTATAACTTCTTGGTCAAGAATTGAAGATAATATGATTCCAGCAAGAACAAAACCTACAGCGGCATATTTAAATTCAGGTCTTGCTTCATTAGAAGTGTTAAGAAAAGGGTATGATGAGGCATTATTTTTAACGAGGAATGGTCATGTTTGTGAAGGACCAGGAGAAAATATTTTCATGGTTAGAAAAGGAAAGCTAGTAACTCCCCCTTCATCAGATAATATTTTAGAGGGTATAACTAGAGATACTGTTATGCTACTTGCAAAAGAAGAACTTGGTATGGAAGTTGTTGAAAGAAGTATCACAAGAACAGAACTTTATGCAGCAGATGAGTTGTTCTTTAGTGGTACAGCAATGGAGGTTACCGCAATTGCTGAAGTTGATGATAGAAAAATTGGAATTGGAAATGATACAGATGTATGTCGTAAGCTTCAAAAATTATTTTCTAAAATTACTACAGGAAAACTTGATAAATATTCTGAATTTTGTACAAAAGTATATTAA
- the ilvB gene encoding biosynthetic-type acetolactate synthase large subunit has translation MGRFNDRLNGAKLLIKCLKELEVDTIFGYPGGSILPIYDALYDEKDIKHILTAHEQGATHAADGYARVTGKVGIVLVTSGPGATNTVTGIANAYRDSIPMVVFTGQVPKAQIGKAAFQEVDILGITKPITKKNFLVTDIKELTNIVYEAFKIAKEGRMGPVLVDIPKDVQKTIIDNSFKCNNIYKNHVVNNDNSEEDENLYRNLNRSIELINNSKKPIIYAGGGIISANAHEELKEFSETIKCPVVCTLMGLGGFPANHKYFMGLGGMHGTLYSNYAITESDLLIAIGVRFNDRVTSNIQGFAPNAKIIHIDIDEKEFGKNIDIDVPLKGDVRKILKLLIKNIEVKEEGDWNCKVDKWKSIYPLTYNKNYNLSGEYIIEKLNEITNGDCVICTEVGQNQIWAAQYFKYLSPRTFISSGGLGTMGFGLGAAIGAYFGNTRKRVINIAGDGSFKMNCSELDTIARYNIPIIQVVLNNSCLGMVRQWQEMFYNKKFSYSLFNGEVDFVKLGAAYGIKSFRITKKDEIKDVFINALELNEPVIIDCVIDRKEKVFPIVPPGESINNMMVEKI, from the coding sequence ATGGGGAGGTTTAATGATAGATTAAATGGTGCAAAACTATTAATAAAGTGTCTAAAAGAATTAGAGGTAGATACTATATTTGGATATCCAGGAGGTAGTATACTTCCTATATATGATGCTTTATATGATGAAAAAGACATAAAGCATATACTAACGGCGCATGAGCAGGGGGCTACTCACGCGGCGGATGGATATGCAAGGGTTACAGGAAAGGTTGGAATTGTTTTAGTTACATCAGGTCCTGGGGCTACAAATACAGTTACTGGTATAGCAAATGCATATAGAGATTCTATACCTATGGTAGTATTTACAGGACAGGTTCCTAAAGCTCAAATAGGAAAAGCAGCTTTTCAAGAGGTTGATATTCTAGGTATTACAAAACCTATAACTAAGAAAAATTTTTTGGTTACCGATATTAAAGAATTAACTAATATAGTATATGAAGCATTTAAAATAGCCAAAGAAGGAAGAATGGGTCCTGTGCTTGTAGATATTCCTAAAGATGTTCAAAAAACTATAATAGATAATAGTTTTAAATGTAATAATATTTATAAAAATCATGTAGTAAATAATGATAATTCAGAAGAAGATGAGAATTTATACAGGAACTTAAATAGATCTATAGAATTAATTAATAATTCTAAAAAACCTATTATATATGCAGGAGGCGGCATTATAAGTGCTAATGCCCATGAAGAATTAAAAGAATTTTCTGAAACAATTAAATGTCCAGTAGTATGTACTTTAATGGGGCTTGGAGGTTTCCCAGCAAATCATAAATACTTTATGGGACTTGGCGGTATGCACGGTACATTATATTCTAATTATGCTATAACTGAAAGTGATTTATTGATAGCTATAGGAGTACGTTTTAATGATAGAGTTACAAGTAACATACAAGGTTTTGCTCCTAATGCAAAAATAATACACATTGATATAGATGAGAAGGAATTTGGAAAGAATATAGATATAGATGTTCCTCTAAAGGGTGATGTTAGAAAAATATTAAAATTATTAATAAAGAATATAGAAGTAAAGGAAGAGGGGGATTGGAATTGTAAAGTAGATAAATGGAAATCAATATATCCACTTACATATAACAAAAACTATAATTTAAGTGGTGAATATATTATAGAAAAGTTAAATGAAATAACTAATGGTGATTGTGTAATATGTACAGAAGTTGGACAAAATCAAATTTGGGCTGCACAATACTTTAAATATTTAAGCCCACGTACATTTATATCATCAGGCGGACTTGGAACAATGGGTTTTGGACTTGGGGCAGCCATTGGAGCTTATTTTGGAAATACTAGAAAGAGGGTTATAAATATAGCCGGAGATGGAAGTTTTAAAATGAATTGCTCAGAACTTGATACCATAGCTAGATATAATATACCGATAATTCAAGTTGTTCTAAATAATAGTTGTCTAGGAATGGTAAGACAATGGCAAGAGATGTTTTATAATAAAAAATTTTCATATTCTTTATTTAATGGAGAAGTTGATTTCGTAAAGCTTGGGGCAGCTTATGGAATCAAAAGTTTTAGAATAACTAAAAAAGATGAAATTAAAGATGTTTTTATAAATGCATTAGAACTTAACGAACCTGTTATTATTGATTGTGTAATAGATAGAAAAGAAAAAGTGTTTCCGATAGTTCCACCCGGAGAATCTATAAATAATATGATGGTTGAAAAAATTTAA
- the ilvC gene encoding ketol-acid reductoisomerase: MEKVYYDGDANLELLKGKKVAIIGYGSQGHAHALNLKDSGVDVVVGLYEGSKSKQLAENNGLKVLKTSEAVKNADVVMMLIPDEKQAKVYKESVCMNLEKGNALVFAHGFNIHYNQIVPPEYVDVFMIAPKGPGHMVRREFVSGGGVPCLIAVAQDYTGTAKDYALAYTKGIGGTKGGVLETTFKDETETDLFGEQAVLCGGLTALMKAGFETLVEAGYAPENAYFECVHEMKLIIDLIYEGGFSNMRYSISDTAEYGDYSVGNRIVTEETKKEMKKVLSEIQDGTFARNWLVENQVNRPSFNARRRIEREHQVEKVGNELRKMMPWLNKK; the protein is encoded by the coding sequence ATGGAAAAAGTTTATTATGATGGGGATGCTAATTTAGAATTATTAAAAGGAAAAAAGGTAGCTATAATTGGTTATGGTAGTCAAGGTCATGCACATGCATTGAATCTTAAAGACAGTGGGGTAGATGTAGTTGTTGGTTTATATGAGGGCAGTAAATCTAAACAACTGGCTGAAAATAATGGTCTAAAAGTTTTGAAAACATCTGAAGCAGTAAAAAATGCAGATGTGGTTATGATGCTTATACCTGATGAAAAACAAGCAAAAGTGTATAAAGAAAGTGTTTGTATGAATCTTGAAAAGGGAAATGCATTAGTTTTTGCACATGGATTTAATATTCACTATAATCAAATAGTTCCTCCTGAATATGTTGATGTATTTATGATTGCACCAAAGGGACCTGGACATATGGTAAGAAGAGAGTTTGTATCAGGTGGTGGAGTGCCTTGTCTTATTGCAGTAGCACAAGATTATACAGGAACAGCTAAAGATTATGCACTTGCTTATACCAAAGGAATTGGTGGAACTAAAGGAGGAGTTTTAGAAACTACTTTTAAAGATGAAACAGAAACTGATTTATTCGGAGAACAAGCAGTTCTGTGTGGAGGACTTACAGCACTTATGAAGGCTGGATTTGAAACTTTAGTTGAAGCAGGATACGCACCTGAAAATGCTTATTTTGAATGTGTTCATGAAATGAAATTAATCATAGACTTAATTTATGAAGGTGGATTTAGTAATATGAGATATTCTATAAGTGATACCGCTGAATATGGAGATTATTCGGTTGGAAATAGGATTGTAACTGAAGAAACTAAAAAAGAAATGAAAAAGGTTCTTAGTGAAATCCAAGATGGAACCTTTGCAAGAAATTGGCTAGTTGAAAATCAAGTAAATAGACCATCCTTTAATGCAAGAAGAAGAATTGAAAGAGAACATCAAGTTGAAAAAGTTGGGAATGAACTTAGAAAAATGATGCCTTGGTTAAATAAAAAGTAA
- the ilvD gene encoding dihydroxy-acid dehydratase, which translates to MNSKEVTNGIARAPHRSLFYAMGYTPEDLKKPLIGIVNAHNEIIPGHFHLNEIVQAIKLGVATAGGTPIEFPSIGICDGISMNHSGMKYPLASRELIADSIEAMTMAHKFDALVLVGNCDKIVPGMLMGASRLNVPAIYIGGGPMLPGKVKGKKIDLVHGAFEAIGSYAEGKISDNTLEEIEQHSCPTCGSCAGLFTANSMNCLAEALGVTLPGNGTIPAPYGRRKQLGKYVGIRIVDMVKKCITIRDILTKEAFKNAIALDMAIGGSSNTTLHLMAIAHEAKVDLTLDDFDCISRKVPHITKLSPAGNHHMVDLNEAGGISAVLKELIDANLIFKDQLTVTGKTLGENVENSKVLDDSVIKSLNNPYSKEGGIAILKGNLAPEGAVVKQSAVEPEMLCHKGPARVFDGEESAFDAIMNKKIHPGDVIVIRYEGPKGCPGMREMLSPTAAIIGLGLEKSTALITDGRFSGGTRGPCIGHISPEASEGGPIALIKDGDFIEINIPSRTISLLISKEELKLRKENWIKPPCKAPDGTYLKRYSKLVTSASTGAVLE; encoded by the coding sequence ATGAATAGTAAAGAAGTTACAAACGGTATAGCACGAGCACCTCATAGATCATTATTTTACGCTATGGGATATACACCAGAAGATCTAAAAAAACCATTAATCGGAATTGTAAATGCACATAATGAAATTATTCCAGGACATTTTCATTTAAACGAAATAGTTCAAGCTATAAAACTAGGGGTGGCTACAGCCGGTGGAACACCAATAGAATTTCCCTCTATTGGAATTTGCGATGGTATATCTATGAATCATAGTGGAATGAAATATCCTCTTGCAAGTAGAGAACTTATTGCTGATTCTATAGAAGCTATGACTATGGCTCATAAATTTGATGCATTAGTACTTGTTGGAAATTGTGATAAAATAGTTCCTGGAATGTTAATGGGAGCTTCAAGGCTTAATGTTCCCGCAATATACATAGGAGGAGGTCCTATGCTTCCTGGAAAAGTCAAGGGTAAAAAAATTGATCTTGTTCATGGGGCTTTTGAAGCTATTGGTTCATATGCTGAAGGAAAAATTTCAGATAATACTTTAGAAGAGATAGAACAACATTCATGTCCTACTTGTGGTAGTTGTGCTGGACTATTTACTGCAAATAGTATGAATTGTTTAGCAGAAGCTTTAGGAGTAACATTGCCTGGCAATGGTACAATACCTGCTCCTTATGGAAGACGTAAACAACTTGGAAAATATGTAGGTATTAGAATTGTGGATATGGTTAAAAAATGTATAACTATAAGAGATATTTTAACAAAAGAAGCTTTTAAAAATGCAATTGCTTTGGATATGGCCATTGGTGGTTCAAGTAATACAACTCTTCATCTTATGGCAATCGCACACGAAGCAAAAGTTGACTTAACTTTAGATGACTTTGATTGTATAAGTCGAAAAGTGCCTCATATAACAAAATTAAGTCCAGCTGGAAATCATCATATGGTAGATTTAAATGAAGCAGGTGGAATATCAGCTGTATTAAAAGAACTAATAGATGCTAATTTAATTTTCAAAGATCAATTAACTGTTACAGGAAAAACACTTGGAGAAAATGTTGAAAACTCTAAAGTTTTAGATGATTCGGTAATAAAATCTCTAAATAATCCTTATTCTAAAGAAGGTGGAATTGCCATATTAAAAGGAAATCTTGCTCCTGAAGGTGCTGTTGTAAAACAATCTGCTGTAGAACCTGAAATGCTTTGTCATAAAGGACCAGCTAGAGTTTTTGACGGAGAAGAAAGCGCATTTGATGCTATTATGAATAAAAAAATTCATCCAGGTGATGTAATAGTTATCAGATATGAAGGACCAAAAGGCTGTCCTGGCATGAGAGAGATGTTAAGTCCAACAGCAGCTATAATAGGTTTAGGACTTGAAAAAAGTACCGCTCTTATAACAGATGGAAGATTTTCTGGAGGAACTCGTGGTCCTTGTATAGGTCATATATCTCCTGAAGCCTCAGAGGGTGGACCAATTGCACTAATAAAGGATGGAGATTTTATAGAGATAAATATTCCTAGTAGAACTATTTCATTACTTATATCTAAAGAAGAATTAAAATTAAGAAAAGAAAACTGGATTAAACCACCTTGCAAAGCTCCTGATGGAACATATCTTAAAAGATATAGTAAACTAGTAACTTCTGCAAGTACTGGTGCTGTACTTGAATAA
- a CDS encoding YncE family protein: MKKIVFIYISIIIVCISILGIHILKKYISQNDIYVLSGVNKINYLSSNNYKYTDINHNIDTTLFISNINNRKIYAPICNKNQIAVFQHGKFQKNIDLTYSLPLMAKYNIFDNNTYVFHKTKVTYKDENCITVIDSKKDIEKYNIKYNKGIEDITFTENKKMIVSSWSLDNDSTYNIDIFDLKNFSLIKTLKVSKMFNRISAVSNDLIYGLDRNSEKPYIYVISISKGKIINKIKLNYNNPYNIYIDNNNDKKHVYVLHQNFDLQEGKGVSIIDYNKHKVIGSIPDIYSPESMYIINDKLFISSLMDNKIYVVNKNNNYIEKEIHIRRPILPS; the protein is encoded by the coding sequence ATGAAAAAAATAGTATTTATATATATAAGTATAATCATTGTATGTATATCAATTTTAGGAATACATATATTAAAAAAATATATTAGTCAAAATGATATATATGTATTATCTGGAGTAAATAAAATAAACTATTTATCTTCTAATAACTATAAGTATACAGATATAAACCATAACATTGATACAACCCTATTTATATCTAATATAAACAATAGAAAGATTTATGCCCCTATCTGTAATAAAAACCAAATAGCTGTTTTTCAACATGGAAAATTTCAAAAGAATATAGATTTAACATATAGTCTTCCATTAATGGCCAAATACAATATATTTGATAATAACACTTATGTATTTCATAAAACTAAAGTAACATATAAAGATGAAAATTGCATAACTGTTATTGACTCAAAAAAAGATATTGAAAAGTATAATATTAAATATAATAAAGGAATTGAAGATATTACATTTACAGAAAATAAAAAAATGATTGTAAGTTCATGGAGCTTAGATAATGATAGTACGTATAATATAGATATATTTGATTTGAAAAATTTTTCTTTAATAAAAACATTAAAAGTTTCTAAAATGTTTAATAGAATATCTGCAGTGTCTAATGACTTAATTTATGGCTTAGACAGAAATTCAGAGAAACCCTATATATATGTTATAAGTATATCTAAAGGAAAGATTATAAATAAAATTAAACTTAACTATAATAATCCATATAACATCTATATAGATAATAATAATGATAAAAAGCATGTATATGTTTTACATCAAAATTTTGATTTGCAGGAAGGAAAAGGTGTATCAATAATAGATTACAATAAGCATAAAGTCATAGGCTCAATTCCAGATATATATAGTCCTGAAAGTATGTATATTATTAATGATAAATTATTTATTAGTAGTTTAATGGATAATAAAATATACGTAGTAAATAAAAATAATAACTATATTGAAAAGGAAATACATATACGTCGTCCAATACTCCCATCTTAA
- a CDS encoding lantibiotic protection ABC transporter ATP-binding protein — protein sequence MSEYFLETKNLTKKFKNQRAVDHINLKIKKGSIYGFLGPNGAGKSTTLKMITGLLYPTEGEIIINGDKWTRHCLKDIGVLIESPAFYGNLTARENLKVHTTLLNLPDKRIDEVLNIVSLKNTGNKKSNEFSLGMKQRLGIAIALLNSPKLLILDEPTNGLDPLGIQELRDLIKSLKNKGITIIFSSHILSKVSEVAEYIGIIYEGKLKYQEKIDKTQNLEKLFMDIVTI from the coding sequence ATGAGTGAATATTTTTTAGAAACAAAGAATCTAACAAAGAAATTTAAAAACCAAAGGGCAGTAGACCATATCAACTTAAAAATAAAGAAAGGGAGCATTTATGGATTTTTAGGTCCTAATGGAGCTGGTAAATCAACAACTCTTAAAATGATTACAGGACTTTTGTATCCAACAGAGGGTGAGATAATTATTAACGGTGATAAATGGACTAGACATTGCCTGAAAGACATAGGTGTACTTATAGAATCTCCAGCCTTTTATGGTAATTTAACTGCAAGGGAAAACTTAAAGGTTCATACAACCCTTTTAAATTTACCAGATAAGAGAATTGATGAGGTTTTAAATATTGTAAGCTTAAAAAATACAGGAAATAAAAAATCAAATGAATTTTCCCTAGGAATGAAACAACGTCTTGGAATTGCAATAGCACTTTTAAATTCCCCAAAACTTCTTATACTGGATGAGCCAACTAATGGACTTGATCCCCTTGGAATTCAAGAACTTAGAGACTTAATTAAATCCTTAAAAAATAAAGGAATAACAATTATTTTTTCAAGTCACATTTTATCGAAAGTCTCAGAAGTTGCTGAATATATTGGAATTATCTATGAGGGAAAACTAAAATATCAAGAAAAAATTGATAAAACTCAAAATCTTGAAAAACTTTTTATGGATATTGTAACCATATAA
- a CDS encoding lantibiotic immunity ABC transporter MutE/EpiE family permease subunit, whose product MLKSEHLKYKRTFCRKLFFIVPMYVLLNLLMMNRYFFINTLNLWSCYIMPFMISLICALSALREKRAGNYRTLKSKDINLKKMWISKILIVTYYEFLASIVFLSIMLLVKLIYKTSLIHPKELLIATFAIFIATLILIPICLFLAEIFGTFAPILITLIGVIAGVTFATKSTWYLCPFSIAPRLMCPIIKIHPSGIPLEIGSPLLNSSVISKGFIISITLFIILSVITSFWFSKRRN is encoded by the coding sequence ATGTTAAAATCGGAACATTTAAAATATAAGAGGACTTTTTGCAGAAAACTTTTCTTTATTGTACCAATGTATGTATTACTTAATTTACTAATGATGAATAGATATTTCTTTATAAATACTCTCAATTTATGGAGCTGTTACATTATGCCCTTTATGATAAGTCTTATATGTGCACTTTCAGCCCTTAGAGAAAAAAGAGCTGGAAATTATAGAACATTAAAATCTAAAGATATAAATTTAAAGAAAATGTGGATTAGCAAAATTTTAATTGTAACTTATTATGAATTTTTAGCTTCAATAGTATTTTTAAGTATTATGCTACTAGTAAAATTAATTTATAAAACAAGTCTAATTCATCCAAAAGAACTACTTATAGCTACCTTTGCAATTTTTATTGCAACACTTATATTAATACCAATATGTCTATTTTTAGCTGAAATTTTTGGAACTTTTGCACCAATACTTATAACATTAATAGGTGTTATAGCAGGGGTAACATTTGCAACAAAATCAACATGGTACTTATGCCCCTTTAGTATAGCCCCTAGACTTATGTGTCCAATTATAAAAATACATCCTAGTGGAATACCTCTAGAGATTGGAAGTCCCCTACTAAATTCTTCAGTAATATCTAAGGGATTTATTATATCAATAACATTATTCATTATATTATCAGTAATCACGAGTTTCTGGTTTTCAAAGAGGAGGAACTAA
- a CDS encoding lantibiotic immunity ABC transporter MutG family permease subunit has translation MNFLRSLKANFMKTKRTPFRYIILLVPILFSLLFVSYISVYKRDYTFQLNVYNFYFSIISITLPLISSILIGLNIMGEETSGEFRGLLMTPISRSTIYLSKLFMIILVTIIDMFVSLLILLIGMKFLYPLGTIQYGVFLTGTILTILGCLFLYGLYLIISLKFGIGPTIAVGVGGSIMGALLQTGLGDTIWPFVPFAWSGRIGIVPIYKLSNFIKYQHLENKKNIQEILNTTFKQYMYLGVPIAIISFIIICAIGVLWFNKWEGRKIHD, from the coding sequence ATGAATTTTTTAAGATCCTTAAAAGCAAATTTTATGAAAACTAAAAGAACCCCCTTTAGATATATAATTTTATTAGTTCCAATACTATTTTCATTATTATTTGTATCCTATATATCAGTTTATAAAAGAGACTATACTTTTCAATTAAATGTATATAATTTTTATTTTTCCATAATTAGTATAACATTACCCCTAATTTCATCTATTTTAATAGGTCTTAATATTATGGGTGAAGAAACTTCAGGAGAGTTTCGAGGATTACTTATGACTCCTATTTCAAGAAGTACTATATATCTCAGTAAACTATTTATGATTATTTTAGTTACTATAATTGATATGTTTGTATCTTTATTAATCTTACTTATAGGTATGAAGTTTTTATACCCCCTTGGAACTATTCAGTACGGAGTATTCCTAACAGGGACCATACTTACCATATTAGGCTGCTTATTTTTATATGGTCTATATCTAATTATAAGCTTAAAATTTGGAATAGGACCTACAATTGCAGTTGGTGTTGGAGGAAGTATAATGGGAGCTTTACTACAAACAGGACTTGGGGATACCATATGGCCATTTGTTCCCTTTGCTTGGTCAGGTAGAATTGGTATTGTACCTATATATAAACTTTCGAATTTTATAAAATATCAACACCTTGAAAACAAAAAAAATATACAAGAAATTTTAAATACTACCTTTAAACAATATATGTATCTAGGAGTTCCTATAGCTATTATTTCCTTTATTATAATATGCGCTATTGGAGTACTCTGGTTTAACAAATGGGAAGGAAGAAAGATTCATGATTAA
- a CDS encoding response regulator transcription factor — protein MKNKILVIDDNEGICTTIKSYLENYNFTVKTASSCKYALNIINENFNLIILDIMMSDMDGIEFCSLIREKVSCPILFVTAKLLEEDKLEAFSAGGDDYITKPFSLKELKARIESHIRREERIKNKQVYILSSGNIVFDVSAGEILCCNEPLKLTRNEFNLIKFLMINKNIVFSRDQIFEKVWGTDSDSYLETVTESIKNIRKKIKNIDKNKSYISTVYGQGYKWEVKNEK, from the coding sequence ATGAAAAACAAAATACTAGTAATTGATGATAATGAAGGTATTTGCACAACTATTAAAAGTTATCTAGAAAATTATAATTTCACTGTTAAAACAGCCAGTAGCTGCAAATATGCATTAAATATTATAAATGAAAACTTTAACTTAATTATCCTTGATATAATGATGTCTGATATGGATGGCATAGAGTTTTGTAGTCTTATTAGGGAGAAAGTGTCATGTCCTATTCTATTTGTTACTGCAAAACTTCTTGAAGAAGATAAACTTGAAGCCTTTTCAGCAGGCGGAGATGACTATATAACAAAGCCTTTTAGTTTAAAAGAATTAAAAGCAAGAATAGAAAGCCATATAAGGCGGGAAGAAAGAATAAAAAATAAACAGGTTTACATACTAAGTTCTGGAAATATTGTTTTTGATGTTTCAGCAGGCGAAATACTATGCTGTAATGAACCTCTTAAGCTAACCCGAAATGAGTTTAATCTTATAAAATTCTTAATGATTAATAAAAACATAGTATTTTCAAGAGATCAAATATTTGAAAAAGTATGGGGTACTGATTCTGATAGTTATCTTGAAACTGTGACTGAAAGTATTAAAAATATTAGAAAAAAGATAAAAAATATAGATAAGAATAAATCTTATATTAGTACTGTTTATGGTCAAGGATATAAGTGGGAAGTAAAGAATGAAAAGTAA
- a CDS encoding sensor histidine kinase codes for MKSKTIKRDFYNLVLKVVMYTIVSTIITYVILLFVLCFKNRPTNYYLKYIDKVSLDIEKNGDSILKGNIIDLKKYSTKLKGEMIDLKGNHLYGDKDIMYKKFNLINSINKEQYYKNYIYRYIPITYNNSIKAVYVVKAPFDFMLNNINSNKRISIIYILALITPILYFILYLFLFTSKLYNNISKNVNILLHGADKICSGDFDFYIDGTKGIEFRKIQKSFNTMIKVLKGNIDDLSKLDRERRMMVSSIAHDIRTPITVIKGQIEIIDDIKDCKDYNIDTNMSIINKNCDRMTTLTDNLALLYKVQGASFLLRHEKVNLYEILKDKELEIKTLGNKKNVKISFKLDLTKKEYILDTNLLFRVLDNILYNSLRFTNTGEIILQVHDDSENIYFKCSDTGCGFKQKDTTKLFEAFYQDEDYKDHFGLGLYIAQKIVTNFNGKINAYNNTEYGSTVEFYIKELKDIG; via the coding sequence ATGAAAAGTAAAACTATAAAAAGAGATTTTTATAATTTAGTTTTAAAGGTAGTAATGTATACTATAGTCTCAACAATAATTACCTATGTAATCCTCCTCTTCGTACTATGTTTTAAAAATAGGCCAACCAATTATTACTTAAAATACATTGACAAGGTATCCCTTGACATTGAGAAAAATGGGGACAGTATTTTAAAAGGAAATATAATAGATCTAAAAAAATATAGCACTAAACTTAAAGGGGAAATGATAGACCTTAAAGGAAATCATCTTTATGGTGATAAAGATATTATGTACAAGAAATTTAATCTTATAAATTCTATAAATAAGGAACAGTATTATAAAAACTATATTTATAGATATATACCTATAACTTATAATAACTCCATAAAGGCTGTCTATGTTGTAAAAGCACCCTTTGACTTTATGCTAAACAATATTAATAGCAATAAGCGTATATCTATTATATATATATTAGCCCTTATAACACCTATACTATATTTTATATTGTATTTATTCTTATTTACTTCAAAACTATATAATAATATTTCAAAAAATGTAAATATACTTCTACATGGAGCTGATAAAATATGTAGTGGAGATTTTGACTTTTACATTGATGGAACAAAGGGAATTGAATTTAGAAAAATTCAAAAATCCTTTAATACAATGATAAAGGTTCTTAAAGGAAACATTGATGATTTATCTAAACTTGATAGGGAACGTAGAATGATGGTATCATCTATTGCCCATGATATTAGGACTCCAATTACAGTTATAAAAGGTCAGATTGAGATAATAGATGATATTAAAGACTGCAAAGACTATAATATTGACACTAACATGAGTATAATAAATAAAAACTGTGACAGAATGACTACTTTAACTGATAACTTAGCACTTCTTTACAAAGTACAAGGAGCATCTTTTTTGCTTAGACATGAAAAAGTTAATCTTTATGAAATTCTTAAAGATAAAGAACTTGAAATTAAAACCCTTGGTAATAAGAAAAATGTAAAGATTTCATTTAAGTTAGATTTAACTAAAAAAGAATATATTTTAGATACTAATCTTTTATTTAGAGTTCTTGATAATATTCTATACAACAGTCTTAGATTTACAAATACGGGTGAGATAATTCTTCAAGTACATGATGATTCTGAAAATATTTATTTTAAATGCAGTGATACTGGATGTGGATTTAAACAAAAGGATACCACTAAGTTATTTGAAGCATTTTATCAAGATGAAGATTATAAAGATCATTTTGGACTAGGTCTTTATATTGCACAAAAAATCGTTACTAATTTTAATGGAAAGATTAACGCATATAACAACACTGAATATGGCTCTACAGTAGAATTTTATATAAAAGAATTAAAGGATATAGGCTGA